From the Manis pentadactyla isolate mManPen7 chromosome 7, mManPen7.hap1, whole genome shotgun sequence genome, one window contains:
- the CBLL1 gene encoding E3 ubiquitin-protein ligase Hakai isoform X2 — protein MDHTDNELQGTNSSGSLGGLDVRRRIPIKLISKQGNKAKTAPRTPRTINRMPAKAAPGDEEGFDYNEEERYDCKGGELFGNQRRFPGHLFWDFQINILGEKDDTPVHFCDKCGLPIKIYGRMIPCKHVFCYDCAILHEKKGDKMCPGCSDPVQRIEQCTRGSLFMCSIVQGCKRTYLSQRDLQAHINHRHMRAGKPVTRASLENVHPPIAPPPAEIPDRFIMPPDKHHMSHIPPKQHIMMPPPPLQHVPHEHYNQPHEEIRAPPAELSMAPPPPRSVSQETFRISTRKHSNLITVPIQDDSNSGAREPPPPAPAPAHHHPEYQGQPVVSHPHHIMPPQQHYAPPPPPPPPISHPMPHPPQAAGTPHLVYSQAPPPPMTSAPPPITPPPGHIIAQLPPYMNHPPPGPPPPQHGGPPVTAPPPHHYNPNSLPQFTEDQGTLSPPFTQPGGMSPGIWPAPRGPPPPPRMQGPPSQTPLPGPHHPDQTRYRPYYQ, from the exons ATGGATCACACTG ACAATGAGTTACAAGGCACTAATAGTTCTGGATCATTGGGTGGTCTTGATGTTCGAAGACGAATTCCTATAAAGCTCATCTCCAAACAAGGGAACAAAGCCAAAACTGCACCTCGAACTCCAAGGACTATAAACAGGATGCCTGCAAAGGCTGCACCTGGTGATGAAg AGGGATTTGATTATAATGAAGAAGAACGGTATGACTGTAAAGGGGGTGAACTGTTTGGAAATCAGCGAAGATTCCCTGGACATCTTTTTTGGGACTTTCAG ATAAACATCTTAGGTGAGAAGGATGACACACCAGTTCACTTCTGTGACAAATGTGGACTGCCTATTAAAATCTATGGGCGAATG ATTCCATGCAAGCATGTTTTTTGCTATGACTGTGCTATTCTACATGAAAAAAAAGGAGATAAGATGTGTCCAGG CTGTAGTGATCCTGTGCAGCGAATTGAACAGTGTACACGTGGTTCTCTCTTCATGTGTAGCATTGTTCAAGGGTGCAAGAGAACATACTTGTCTCAGAGAGACTTACAGGCTCATATCAACCACCGCCATATGAGAGCTGGAAAACCTGTTACCCGTGCTTCACTTGAGAATGTTCATCCTCCTATTGCCCCACCACCAGCTGAAATCCCTGATCGTTTTATAATGCCGCCAGACAAGCACCATATGAGCCATATTCCACCAAAGCAGCACATCATGATGCCACCACCTCCTTTGCAGCATGTGCCACATGAGCACTATAATCAGCCACATGAGGAAATTCGTGCTCCTCCAGCAGAATTGTCTATGGCTCCACCTCCACCTCGTTCGGTCAGTCAGGAAACCTTTCGTATTTCAACAAGAAAACACAGCAATTTAATAACCGTCCCTATTCAGGATGACTCAAATTCAGGTGCTAGAGAACCACCACCTCCTGCCCCAGCACCTGCTCACCATCATCCCGAATATCAGGGCCAACCCGTGGTGTCGCACCCTCATCATATTATGCCTCCACAGCAACATTATGCAccccccccacctcctcctccacccaTAAGCCATCCAATGCCACATCCTCCCCAGGCCGCAGGTACTCCTCACTTGGTGTATAGCCAAGCTCCACCTCCACCAATGACCTCTGCTCCACCACCAATAACCCCGCCCCCTGGACATATTATTGCCCAGTTGCCACCTTACATGAATCATCCTCCTCCAGGACCTCCCCCACCTCAGCATGGTGGTCCACCTGTAACTGCACCCCCTCCTCACCATTACAATCCTAACTCTTTACCCCAGTTCACTGAAGATCAAGGAACTCTGAGCCCTCCTTTTACACAACCAGGGGGAATGAGCCCTGGCATATGGCCTGCACCAAGAGGGCCGCCGCCGCCTCCACGAATGCAGGGTCCACCTTCTCAGACCCCACTTCCTGGACCACATCATCCAGATCAGACAAGATACAGACCGTATTACCAATGA
- the CBLL1 gene encoding E3 ubiquitin-protein ligase Hakai isoform X1 produces MKAAAATKPWEQELELDNELQGTNSSGSLGGLDVRRRIPIKLISKQGNKAKTAPRTPRTINRMPAKAAPGDEEGFDYNEEERYDCKGGELFGNQRRFPGHLFWDFQINILGEKDDTPVHFCDKCGLPIKIYGRMIPCKHVFCYDCAILHEKKGDKMCPGCSDPVQRIEQCTRGSLFMCSIVQGCKRTYLSQRDLQAHINHRHMRAGKPVTRASLENVHPPIAPPPAEIPDRFIMPPDKHHMSHIPPKQHIMMPPPPLQHVPHEHYNQPHEEIRAPPAELSMAPPPPRSVSQETFRISTRKHSNLITVPIQDDSNSGAREPPPPAPAPAHHHPEYQGQPVVSHPHHIMPPQQHYAPPPPPPPPISHPMPHPPQAAGTPHLVYSQAPPPPMTSAPPPITPPPGHIIAQLPPYMNHPPPGPPPPQHGGPPVTAPPPHHYNPNSLPQFTEDQGTLSPPFTQPGGMSPGIWPAPRGPPPPPRMQGPPSQTPLPGPHHPDQTRYRPYYQ; encoded by the exons ATGAAAGCCGCAGCAGCCACAAAGCCCTGGGAGCAGGAACTGGAACTAG ACAATGAGTTACAAGGCACTAATAGTTCTGGATCATTGGGTGGTCTTGATGTTCGAAGACGAATTCCTATAAAGCTCATCTCCAAACAAGGGAACAAAGCCAAAACTGCACCTCGAACTCCAAGGACTATAAACAGGATGCCTGCAAAGGCTGCACCTGGTGATGAAg AGGGATTTGATTATAATGAAGAAGAACGGTATGACTGTAAAGGGGGTGAACTGTTTGGAAATCAGCGAAGATTCCCTGGACATCTTTTTTGGGACTTTCAG ATAAACATCTTAGGTGAGAAGGATGACACACCAGTTCACTTCTGTGACAAATGTGGACTGCCTATTAAAATCTATGGGCGAATG ATTCCATGCAAGCATGTTTTTTGCTATGACTGTGCTATTCTACATGAAAAAAAAGGAGATAAGATGTGTCCAGG CTGTAGTGATCCTGTGCAGCGAATTGAACAGTGTACACGTGGTTCTCTCTTCATGTGTAGCATTGTTCAAGGGTGCAAGAGAACATACTTGTCTCAGAGAGACTTACAGGCTCATATCAACCACCGCCATATGAGAGCTGGAAAACCTGTTACCCGTGCTTCACTTGAGAATGTTCATCCTCCTATTGCCCCACCACCAGCTGAAATCCCTGATCGTTTTATAATGCCGCCAGACAAGCACCATATGAGCCATATTCCACCAAAGCAGCACATCATGATGCCACCACCTCCTTTGCAGCATGTGCCACATGAGCACTATAATCAGCCACATGAGGAAATTCGTGCTCCTCCAGCAGAATTGTCTATGGCTCCACCTCCACCTCGTTCGGTCAGTCAGGAAACCTTTCGTATTTCAACAAGAAAACACAGCAATTTAATAACCGTCCCTATTCAGGATGACTCAAATTCAGGTGCTAGAGAACCACCACCTCCTGCCCCAGCACCTGCTCACCATCATCCCGAATATCAGGGCCAACCCGTGGTGTCGCACCCTCATCATATTATGCCTCCACAGCAACATTATGCAccccccccacctcctcctccacccaTAAGCCATCCAATGCCACATCCTCCCCAGGCCGCAGGTACTCCTCACTTGGTGTATAGCCAAGCTCCACCTCCACCAATGACCTCTGCTCCACCACCAATAACCCCGCCCCCTGGACATATTATTGCCCAGTTGCCACCTTACATGAATCATCCTCCTCCAGGACCTCCCCCACCTCAGCATGGTGGTCCACCTGTAACTGCACCCCCTCCTCACCATTACAATCCTAACTCTTTACCCCAGTTCACTGAAGATCAAGGAACTCTGAGCCCTCCTTTTACACAACCAGGGGGAATGAGCCCTGGCATATGGCCTGCACCAAGAGGGCCGCCGCCGCCTCCACGAATGCAGGGTCCACCTTCTCAGACCCCACTTCCTGGACCACATCATCCAGATCAGACAAGATACAGACCGTATTACCAATGA
- the CBLL1 gene encoding E3 ubiquitin-protein ligase Hakai isoform X3: MPAKAAPGDEEGFDYNEEERYDCKGGELFGNQRRFPGHLFWDFQINILGEKDDTPVHFCDKCGLPIKIYGRMIPCKHVFCYDCAILHEKKGDKMCPGCSDPVQRIEQCTRGSLFMCSIVQGCKRTYLSQRDLQAHINHRHMRAGKPVTRASLENVHPPIAPPPAEIPDRFIMPPDKHHMSHIPPKQHIMMPPPPLQHVPHEHYNQPHEEIRAPPAELSMAPPPPRSVSQETFRISTRKHSNLITVPIQDDSNSGAREPPPPAPAPAHHHPEYQGQPVVSHPHHIMPPQQHYAPPPPPPPPISHPMPHPPQAAGTPHLVYSQAPPPPMTSAPPPITPPPGHIIAQLPPYMNHPPPGPPPPQHGGPPVTAPPPHHYNPNSLPQFTEDQGTLSPPFTQPGGMSPGIWPAPRGPPPPPRMQGPPSQTPLPGPHHPDQTRYRPYYQ; encoded by the exons ATGCCTGCAAAGGCTGCACCTGGTGATGAAg AGGGATTTGATTATAATGAAGAAGAACGGTATGACTGTAAAGGGGGTGAACTGTTTGGAAATCAGCGAAGATTCCCTGGACATCTTTTTTGGGACTTTCAG ATAAACATCTTAGGTGAGAAGGATGACACACCAGTTCACTTCTGTGACAAATGTGGACTGCCTATTAAAATCTATGGGCGAATG ATTCCATGCAAGCATGTTTTTTGCTATGACTGTGCTATTCTACATGAAAAAAAAGGAGATAAGATGTGTCCAGG CTGTAGTGATCCTGTGCAGCGAATTGAACAGTGTACACGTGGTTCTCTCTTCATGTGTAGCATTGTTCAAGGGTGCAAGAGAACATACTTGTCTCAGAGAGACTTACAGGCTCATATCAACCACCGCCATATGAGAGCTGGAAAACCTGTTACCCGTGCTTCACTTGAGAATGTTCATCCTCCTATTGCCCCACCACCAGCTGAAATCCCTGATCGTTTTATAATGCCGCCAGACAAGCACCATATGAGCCATATTCCACCAAAGCAGCACATCATGATGCCACCACCTCCTTTGCAGCATGTGCCACATGAGCACTATAATCAGCCACATGAGGAAATTCGTGCTCCTCCAGCAGAATTGTCTATGGCTCCACCTCCACCTCGTTCGGTCAGTCAGGAAACCTTTCGTATTTCAACAAGAAAACACAGCAATTTAATAACCGTCCCTATTCAGGATGACTCAAATTCAGGTGCTAGAGAACCACCACCTCCTGCCCCAGCACCTGCTCACCATCATCCCGAATATCAGGGCCAACCCGTGGTGTCGCACCCTCATCATATTATGCCTCCACAGCAACATTATGCAccccccccacctcctcctccacccaTAAGCCATCCAATGCCACATCCTCCCCAGGCCGCAGGTACTCCTCACTTGGTGTATAGCCAAGCTCCACCTCCACCAATGACCTCTGCTCCACCACCAATAACCCCGCCCCCTGGACATATTATTGCCCAGTTGCCACCTTACATGAATCATCCTCCTCCAGGACCTCCCCCACCTCAGCATGGTGGTCCACCTGTAACTGCACCCCCTCCTCACCATTACAATCCTAACTCTTTACCCCAGTTCACTGAAGATCAAGGAACTCTGAGCCCTCCTTTTACACAACCAGGGGGAATGAGCCCTGGCATATGGCCTGCACCAAGAGGGCCGCCGCCGCCTCCACGAATGCAGGGTCCACCTTCTCAGACCCCACTTCCTGGACCACATCATCCAGATCAGACAAGATACAGACCGTATTACCAATGA